Proteins from a genomic interval of Ciona intestinalis chromosome 9, KH, whole genome shotgun sequence:
- the LOC100175027 gene encoding uncharacterized protein LOC100175027 isoform X1 — protein MTEASQNTQPSTSARDNTNRRNETQSGIEMDVQTGETVSRITAQDVHIHNYQRSNAVPVIPPSPVMTPEEAIRRVMENNRNHIEGALDVIDKHNVDLSQIPVVHPLIENTWFFGGEAALADEEYNPSTFNRYVQANIRFDQLLEQRHEFKRMAIIGYPGSGKTTCSRRLAENGSLYCFHLKFMDMNYTEKLTLQQLLIDNQHPELTREVCDLAFRWILDNQEQCVFIFDGYDQVRWSITNAPPKCRITDKLEVSVIVGNLFQKRFLQHSMVIFTSRPHSLVSLHKSVWPDLTVHLWEFSYDDMKRLFRAFAGHRAEDIWNTLESSAPQLIGICHNPLMLQYTIMACLNPSRHVGDIITITRVFSTVLENLAHSEYSKADNNIYEIRDQLSVIAYKATSEKKVVISHEDLLTQDLDIKKVQDLVIVTPGYKGIGSRIFEGELKVYFTHQCTQEYLTAWYIKYHMGVEEFSEFCQNKLFTGHWSTVRRFLCGLLVDDQTTTHRTGGLSAADIARKRQVLLEKLIPQTTMNTDDLQNPGHYQIVNHNVRERFTLFKSQLGDVRECNNDYVTEQAVREFPAHLIFTGIRFTTSEAFALGYVMKKVRKTITRLELHTCYLTSDQFRHIADGIKAMPGSIETLILISNTLAFNAVDAICGILPKITKYFKMWEAFIDDDQEPADLYGDDISRVQDALDAIPNTNLKIYTSRDRILQKQNTSTST, from the exons ATGACGGAAGCATCACAAAACACACAACCTTCAACGTCGGCCCGAGATAATACTAACCGCAG AAAtgaaacacaatcaggaattGAAATGGATGTTCAAACTGGAGAAACCGTTTCCAGAATTACAGCGCAAGATGTTCATATTCATAATTACCAACGATCCAATGCTGTACCAGTTATACCACCATCTCCAG TTATGACACCAGAAGAAGCAATAAGAAGGGTAATGGAAAacaatagaaatcatattgaAGGGGCATTAGATGTGATTGACAAGCACAATGTTGATCTAAGCCAAATACCAGTAGTTCACCCTTTGATAGAAAATACTTGGTTCTTTGGTGGTGAAGCTGCATTGGCTGATGAGGAATATAATCCATCTACATTCAATCGATATGTGCAAGCAAATATTCGTTTTGATCAGCTGCTTGAACAGAGGCATGAGTTTAAAAGAATGGCCATTATTGGTTACCCTGGCTCTGGCAAAACAACCTGTTCTCGTAGACTTGCTGAGAATGGTTCACTTTATTGCTTCCATTTAAAGTTCATGGATATGAACTACACTGAGAAATTGACTCTACAACAACTGCTGATAGACAACCAACACCCTGAGTTAACTCGTGAGGTATGTGACCTCGCATTTAGGTGGATATTAGACAACCAGGAGCAATGTGTCTTCATATTTGATGGTTATGATCAAGTAAGATGGTCAATTACAAATGCACCGCCTAAATGTCGCATTACAGATAAGCTTGAAGTTTCTGTTATTGTTGGGAATTTGTTTCAGAAACGTTTCCTTCAGCATTCAATGGTGATATTCACTTCCCGGCCCCACAGCTTGGTATCTCTTCACAAAAGTGTATGGCCTGATTTAACTGTGCATTTGTGGGAGTTTTCATATGATGACATGAAAAGGTTGTTCCGTGCTTTCGCTGGACACCGTGCTGAAGATATTTGGAACACGCTTGAATCATCTGCCCCACAATTAATTGGAATATGCCACAACCCACTCATGTTGCAATACACAATCATGGCTTGTTTAAACCCCTCCAGGCATGTGGGAGACATCATCACTATTACAAGAGTATTTTCCACTGTACTAGAAAACCTTGCACATTCTGAATACTCAAAGGCAGACAACAATATCTATGAAATAAGGGACCAGCTGTCTGTTATCGCTTACAAAGCAACAAGTGAAAAGAAGGTTGTAATAAGTCATGAAGATCTCTTAACACAAGATCTGGATATCAAAAAG GTTCAAGATTTAGTGATTGTCACACCTGGATACAAAGGCATTGGAAGCAGAATATTCGAAGGCGAGTTAAAGGTTTACTTCACGCATCAGTGCACACAG GAGTATTTGACAGCGTGGTACATTAAATATCACATGGGAGTTGAAGAGTTTTCTGAATTCTGtcaaaacaaactatttacTGGACACTGGTCAACTGTTCGCAGATTCCTTTGTGGGTTATTGGTTGACGATCAAACAACAACTCATAGGACAG GCGGTTTGTCAGCTGCAGATATTGCACGAAAACGCCAGGTATTATTGGAGAAGCTTATACCCCAAACAACAATGAACACAGACGACTTGCAAAATCCAG GTCATTATCAAATTGTTAATCACAATGTTCGAGAACGATTCACTCTTTTCAAATCACAATTGGGCGACGTTCGGGAATGCAACAATGATTACGTCACAGAGCAGGCAGTTCGCGAATTTCCCGCCCACCTTATTTTCACAGGGATTCGGTTCACAACTAGCGAAGCATTTGCGTTGGGGTACGTTATGAAAAAAGTCAGAAAAACTATAACACGCCTTGAGCTACATACATGTTACTTGACGTCAGACCAATTTCGCCATATTGCTGATGGAATTAAAGCTATGCCTGGATCT ATCGAGACTTTGATTTTAATCAGCAACACGTTAGCTTTCAATGCTGTCGATGCAATTTGTGGAATTCTaccaaaaattacaaaatactttaaaatgtgGGAAGCGTTTATTGACGATGACCAAGAACCTGCAGATTTGTATGGTGACGATATAAGTCGGGTGCAGGACGCTCTGGATGCCATTCCGAATACG AACTTAAAAATCTACACTTCACGAGACAGGATCTTACAGAAGCAAAATACATCGACGTCTACCTAA
- the LOC100175027 gene encoding uncharacterized protein LOC100175027 isoform X2 gives MTEASQNTQPSTSARDNTNRRNETQSGIEMDVQTGETVSRITAQDVHIHNYQRSNAVPVIPPSPVMTPEEAIRRVMENNRNHIEGALDVIDKHNVDLSQIPVVHPLIENTWFFGGEAALADEEYNPSTFNRYVQANIRFDQLLEQRHEFKRMAIIGYPGSGKTTCSRRLAENGSLYCFHLKFMDMNYTEKLTLQQLLIDNQHPELTREVCDLAFRWILDNQEQCVFIFDGYDQVRWSITNAPPKCRITDKLEVSVIVGNLFQKRFLQHSMVIFTSRPHSLVSLHKSVWPDLTVHLWEFSYDDMKRLFRAFAGHRAEDIWNTLESSAPQLIGICHNPLMLQYTIMACLNPSRHVGDIITITRVFSTVLENLAHSEYSKADNNIYEIRDQLSVIAYKATSEKKVVISHEDLLTQDLDIKKVQDLVIVTPGYKGIGSRIFEGELKVYFTHQCTQEYLTAWYIKYHMGVEEFSEFCQNKLFTGHWSTVRRFLCGLLVDDQTTTHRTGGLSVADIARKRQVLLEKLIPQTTMNTDDLQNPGHYQIVNHNVRERFTLFKSQLGDVRECNNDNVTEQAVREFPAHLIFTGIRFTTSEAFALGYVMKKVRKTITRLELHTCYLTSDQFRHIADGIKAMPGSIETLILISNTLAFNAVDAICGILPKITKYFKMWEAFIDDDQEPADLYGDDISRVQDALDAIPNTNLKIYTSRDRILQKQNTSTST, from the exons ATGACGGAAGCATCACAAAACACACAACCTTCAACGTCGGCCCGAGATAATACTAACCGCAG AAAtgaaacacaatcaggaattGAAATGGATGTTCAAACTGGAGAAACCGTTTCCAGAATTACAGCGCAAGATGTTCATATTCATAATTACCAACGATCCAATGCTGTACCAGTTATACCACCATCTCCAG TTATGACACCAGAAGAAGCAATAAGAAGGGTAATGGAAAacaatagaaatcatattgaAGGGGCATTAGATGTGATTGACAAGCACAATGTTGATCTAAGCCAAATACCAGTAGTTCACCCTTTGATAGAAAATACTTGGTTCTTTGGTGGTGAAGCTGCATTGGCTGATGAGGAATATAATCCATCTACATTCAATCGATATGTGCAAGCAAATATTCGTTTTGATCAGCTGCTTGAACAGAGGCATGAGTTTAAAAGAATGGCCATTATTGGTTACCCTGGCTCTGGCAAAACAACCTGTTCTCGTAGACTTGCTGAGAATGGTTCACTTTATTGCTTCCATTTAAAGTTCATGGATATGAACTACACTGAGAAATTGACTCTACAACAACTGCTGATAGACAACCAACACCCTGAGTTAACTCGTGAGGTATGTGACCTCGCATTTAGGTGGATATTAGACAACCAGGAGCAATGTGTCTTCATATTTGATGGTTATGATCAAGTAAGATGGTCAATTACAAATGCACCGCCTAAATGTCGCATTACAGATAAGCTTGAAGTTTCTGTTATTGTTGGGAATTTGTTTCAGAAACGTTTCCTTCAGCATTCAATGGTGATATTCACTTCCCGGCCCCACAGCTTGGTATCTCTTCACAAAAGTGTATGGCCTGATTTAACTGTGCATTTGTGGGAGTTTTCATATGATGACATGAAAAGGTTGTTCCGTGCTTTCGCTGGACACCGTGCTGAAGATATTTGGAACACGCTTGAATCATCTGCCCCACAATTAATTGGAATATGCCACAACCCACTCATGTTGCAATACACAATCATGGCTTGTTTAAACCCCTCCAGGCATGTGGGAGACATCATCACTATTACAAGAGTATTTTCCACTGTACTAGAAAACCTTGCACATTCTGAATACTCAAAGGCAGACAACAATATCTATGAAATAAGGGACCAGCTGTCTGTTATCGCTTACAAAGCAACAAGTGAAAAGAAGGTTGTAATAAGTCATGAAGATCTCTTAACACAAGATCTGGATATCAAAAAGGTTCAAGATTTAGTGATTGTCACACCTGGATACAAAGGCATTGGAAGCAGAATATTCGAAGGCGAGTTAAAGGTTTACTTCACGCATCAGTGCACACAG GAGTATTTGACAGCGTGGTACATTAAATATCACATGGGAGTTGAAGAGTTTTCTGAATTCTGtcaaaacaaactatttacTGGACACTGGTCAACTGTTCGCAGATTCCTCTGTGGGTTGTTGGTTGACGATCAAACAACAACTCATAGGACAG GCGGTTTGTCAGTTGCAGATATTGCACGAAAACGCCAGGTATTATTGGAGAAGCTTATACCCCAAACAACAATGAACACAGACGACTTGCAAAATCCAG GTCATTATCAAATTGTTAATCACAATGTTCGAGAACGATTCACTCTTTTCAAATCACAATTGGGCGACGTTCGGGAATGCAACAATGATAACGTCACAGAGCAGGCAGTTCGCGAATTTCCCGCCCACCTTATTTTCACAGGGATTCGATTCACAACTAGCGAAGCATTTGCGTTGGGGTACGTTATGAAAAAAGTCAGAAAAACTATAACACGCCTTGAGCTACATACATGTTACTTGACGTCAGACCAATTTCGCCATATTGCTGATGGAATTAAAGCTATGCCTGGATCT ATCGAGACTTTGATTTTAATCAGCAACACGTTAGCTTTCAATGCTGTCGATGCAATTTGTGGAATTCTaccaaaaattacaaaatactttaaaatgtgGGAAGCGTTTATTGACGATGACCAAGAACCTGCAGATTTGTATG GTGACGATATAAGTCGGGTGCAGGACGCTCTGGATGCCATTCCGAATACG AACTTAAAAATCTACACTTCACGAGACAGGATCTTACAGAAGCAAAATACATCGACGTCTACCTAA
- the LOC100175027 gene encoding uncharacterized protein LOC100175027 isoform X3, whose amino-acid sequence MTEASQNTQPSTSARDNTNRRNETQSGIEMDVQTGETVSRITAQDVHIHNYQRSNAVPVIPPSPVMTPEEAIRRVMENNRNHIEGALDVIDKHNVDLSQIPVVHPLIENTWFFGGEAALADEEYNPSTFNRYVQANIRFDQLLEQRHEFKRMAIIGYPGSGKTTCSRRLAENGSLYCFHLKFMDMNYTEKLTLQQLLIDNQHPELTREVCDLAFRWILDNQEQCVFIFDGYDQVRWSITNAPPKCRITDKLEVSVIVGNLFQKRFLQHSMVIFTSRPHSLVSLHKSVWPDLTVHLWEFSYDDMKRLFRAFAGHRAEDIWNTLESSAPQLIGICHNPLMLQYTIMACLNPSRHVGDIITITRVFSTVLENLAHSEYSKADNNIYEIRDQLSVIAYKATSEKKVVISHEDLLTQDLDIKKVQDLVIVTPGYKGIGSRIFEGELKVYFTHQCTQEYLTAWYIKYHMGVEEFSEFCQNKLFTGHWSTVRRFLCGLLVDDQTTTHRTVADIARKRQVLLEKLIPQTTMNTDDLQNPGHYQIVNHNVRERFTLFKSQLGDVRECNNDNVTEQAVREFPAHLIFTGIRFTTSEAFALGYVMKKVRKTITRLELHTCYLTSDQFRHIADGIKAMPGSIETLILISNTLAFNAVDAICGILPKITKYFKMWEAFIDDDQEPADLYGDDISRVQDALDAIPNTNLKIYTSRDRILQKQNTSTST is encoded by the exons ATGACGGAAGCATCACAAAACACACAACCTTCAACGTCGGCCCGAGATAATACTAACCGCAG AAAtgaaacacaatcaggaattGAAATGGATGTTCAAACTGGAGAAACCGTTTCCAGAATTACAGCGCAAGATGTTCATATTCATAATTACCAACGATCCAATGCTGTACCAGTTATACCACCATCTCCAG TTATGACACCAGAAGAAGCAATAAGAAGGGTAATGGAAAacaatagaaatcatattgaAGGGGCATTAGATGTGATTGACAAGCACAATGTTGATCTAAGCCAAATACCAGTAGTTCACCCTTTGATAGAAAATACTTGGTTCTTTGGTGGTGAAGCTGCATTGGCTGATGAGGAATATAATCCATCTACATTCAATCGATATGTGCAAGCAAATATTCGTTTTGATCAGCTGCTTGAACAGAGGCATGAGTTTAAAAGAATGGCCATTATTGGTTACCCTGGCTCTGGCAAAACAACCTGTTCTCGTAGACTTGCTGAGAATGGTTCACTTTATTGCTTCCATTTAAAGTTCATGGATATGAACTACACTGAGAAATTGACTCTACAACAACTGCTGATAGACAACCAACACCCTGAGTTAACTCGTGAGGTATGTGACCTCGCATTTAGGTGGATATTAGACAACCAGGAGCAATGTGTCTTCATATTTGATGGTTATGATCAAGTAAGATGGTCAATTACAAATGCACCGCCTAAATGTCGCATTACAGATAAGCTTGAAGTTTCTGTTATTGTTGGGAATTTGTTTCAGAAACGTTTCCTTCAGCATTCAATGGTGATATTCACTTCCCGGCCCCACAGCTTGGTATCTCTTCACAAAAGTGTATGGCCTGATTTAACTGTGCATTTGTGGGAGTTTTCATATGATGACATGAAAAGGTTGTTCCGTGCTTTCGCTGGACACCGTGCTGAAGATATTTGGAACACGCTTGAATCATCTGCCCCACAATTAATTGGAATATGCCACAACCCACTCATGTTGCAATACACAATCATGGCTTGTTTAAACCCCTCCAGGCATGTGGGAGACATCATCACTATTACAAGAGTATTTTCCACTGTACTAGAAAACCTTGCACATTCTGAATACTCAAAGGCAGACAACAATATCTATGAAATAAGGGACCAGCTGTCTGTTATCGCTTACAAAGCAACAAGTGAAAAGAAGGTTGTAATAAGTCATGAAGATCTCTTAACACAAGATCTGGATATCAAAAAGGTTCAAGATTTAGTGATTGTCACACCTGGATACAAAGGCATTGGAAGCAGAATATTCGAAGGCGAGTTAAAGGTTTACTTCACGCATCAGTGCACACAG GAGTATTTGACAGCGTGGTACATTAAATATCACATGGGAGTTGAAGAGTTTTCTGAATTCTGtcaaaacaaactatttacTGGACACTGGTCAACTGTTCGCAGATTCCTCTGTGGGTTGTTGGTTGACGATCAAACAACAACTCATAGGACAG TTGCAGATATTGCACGAAAACGCCAGGTATTATTGGAGAAGCTTATACCCCAAACAACAATGAACACAGACGACTTGCAAAATCCAG GTCATTATCAAATTGTTAATCACAATGTTCGAGAACGATTCACTCTTTTCAAATCACAATTGGGCGACGTTCGGGAATGCAACAATGATAACGTCACAGAGCAGGCAGTTCGCGAATTTCCCGCCCACCTTATTTTCACAGGGATTCGATTCACAACTAGCGAAGCATTTGCGTTGGGGTACGTTATGAAAAAAGTCAGAAAAACTATAACACGCCTTGAGCTACATACATGTTACTTGACGTCAGACCAATTTCGCCATATTGCTGATGGAATTAAAGCTATGCCTGGATCT ATCGAGACTTTGATTTTAATCAGCAACACGTTAGCTTTCAATGCTGTCGATGCAATTTGTGGAATTCTaccaaaaattacaaaatactttaaaatgtgGGAAGCGTTTATTGACGATGACCAAGAACCTGCAGATTTGTATG GTGACGATATAAGTCGGGTGCAGGACGCTCTGGATGCCATTCCGAATACG AACTTAAAAATCTACACTTCACGAGACAGGATCTTACAGAAGCAAAATACATCGACGTCTACCTAA
- the LOC100175027 gene encoding uncharacterized protein LOC100175027 isoform X4: protein MDVQTGETVSRITAQDVHIHNYQRSNAVPVIPPSPVMTPEEAIRRVMENNRNHIEGALDVIDKHNVDLSQIPVVHPLIENTWFFGGEAALADEEYNPSTFNRYVQANIRFDQLLEQRHEFKRMAIIGYPGSGKTTCSRRLAENGSLYCFHLKFMDMNYTEKLTLQQLLIDNQHPELTREVCDLAFRWILDNQEQCVFIFDGYDQVRWSITNAPPKCRITDKLEVSVIVGNLFQKRFLQHSMVIFTSRPHSLVSLHKSVWPDLTVHLWEFSYDDMKRLFRAFAGHRAEDIWNTLESSAPQLIGICHNPLMLQYTIMACLNPSRHVGDIITITRVFSTVLENLAHSEYSKADNNIYEIRDQLSVIAYKATSEKKVVISHEDLLTQDLDIKKVQDLVIVTPGYKGIGSRIFEGELKVYFTHQCTQEYLTAWYIKYHMGVEEFSEFCQNKLFTGHWSTVRRFLCGLLVDDQTTTHRTGGLSAADIARKRQVLLEKLIPQTTMNTDDLQNPGHYQIVNHNVRERFTLFKSQLGDVRECNNDYVTEQAVREFPAHLIFTGIRFTTSEAFALGYVMKKVRKTITRLELHTCYLTSDQFRHIADGIKAMPGSIETLILISNTLAFNAVDAICGILPKITKYFKMWEAFIDDDQEPADLYGDDISRVQDALDAIPNTNLKIYTSRDRILQKQNTSTST, encoded by the exons ATGGATGTTCAAACTGGAGAAACCGTTTCCAGAATTACAGCGCAAGATGTTCATATTCATAATTACCAACGATCCAATGCTGTACCAGTTATACCACCATCTCCAG TTATGACACCAGAAGAAGCAATAAGAAGGGTAATGGAAAacaatagaaatcatattgaAGGGGCATTAGATGTGATTGACAAGCACAATGTTGATCTAAGCCAAATACCAGTAGTTCACCCTTTGATAGAAAATACTTGGTTCTTTGGTGGTGAAGCTGCATTGGCTGATGAGGAATATAATCCATCTACATTCAATCGATATGTGCAAGCAAATATTCGTTTTGATCAGCTGCTTGAACAGAGGCATGAGTTTAAAAGAATGGCCATTATTGGTTACCCTGGCTCTGGCAAAACAACCTGTTCTCGTAGACTTGCTGAGAATGGTTCACTTTATTGCTTCCATTTAAAGTTCATGGATATGAACTACACTGAGAAATTGACTCTACAACAACTGCTGATAGACAACCAACACCCTGAGTTAACTCGTGAGGTATGTGACCTCGCATTTAGGTGGATATTAGACAACCAGGAGCAATGTGTCTTCATATTTGATGGTTATGATCAAGTAAGATGGTCAATTACAAATGCACCGCCTAAATGTCGCATTACAGATAAGCTTGAAGTTTCTGTTATTGTTGGGAATTTGTTTCAGAAACGTTTCCTTCAGCATTCAATGGTGATATTCACTTCCCGGCCCCACAGCTTGGTATCTCTTCACAAAAGTGTATGGCCTGATTTAACTGTGCATTTGTGGGAGTTTTCATATGATGACATGAAAAGGTTGTTCCGTGCTTTCGCTGGACACCGTGCTGAAGATATTTGGAACACGCTTGAATCATCTGCCCCACAATTAATTGGAATATGCCACAACCCACTCATGTTGCAATACACAATCATGGCTTGTTTAAACCCCTCCAGGCATGTGGGAGACATCATCACTATTACAAGAGTATTTTCCACTGTACTAGAAAACCTTGCACATTCTGAATACTCAAAGGCAGACAACAATATCTATGAAATAAGGGACCAGCTGTCTGTTATCGCTTACAAAGCAACAAGTGAAAAGAAGGTTGTAATAAGTCATGAAGATCTCTTAACACAAGATCTGGATATCAAAAAG GTTCAAGATTTAGTGATTGTCACACCTGGATACAAAGGCATTGGAAGCAGAATATTCGAAGGCGAGTTAAAGGTTTACTTCACGCATCAGTGCACACAG GAGTATTTGACAGCGTGGTACATTAAATATCACATGGGAGTTGAAGAGTTTTCTGAATTCTGtcaaaacaaactatttacTGGACACTGGTCAACTGTTCGCAGATTCCTTTGTGGGTTATTGGTTGACGATCAAACAACAACTCATAGGACAG GCGGTTTGTCAGCTGCAGATATTGCACGAAAACGCCAGGTATTATTGGAGAAGCTTATACCCCAAACAACAATGAACACAGACGACTTGCAAAATCCAG GTCATTATCAAATTGTTAATCACAATGTTCGAGAACGATTCACTCTTTTCAAATCACAATTGGGCGACGTTCGGGAATGCAACAATGATTACGTCACAGAGCAGGCAGTTCGCGAATTTCCCGCCCACCTTATTTTCACAGGGATTCGGTTCACAACTAGCGAAGCATTTGCGTTGGGGTACGTTATGAAAAAAGTCAGAAAAACTATAACACGCCTTGAGCTACATACATGTTACTTGACGTCAGACCAATTTCGCCATATTGCTGATGGAATTAAAGCTATGCCTGGATCT ATCGAGACTTTGATTTTAATCAGCAACACGTTAGCTTTCAATGCTGTCGATGCAATTTGTGGAATTCTaccaaaaattacaaaatactttaaaatgtgGGAAGCGTTTATTGACGATGACCAAGAACCTGCAGATTTGTATGGTGACGATATAAGTCGGGTGCAGGACGCTCTGGATGCCATTCCGAATACG AACTTAAAAATCTACACTTCACGAGACAGGATCTTACAGAAGCAAAATACATCGACGTCTACCTAA